In Deltaproteobacteria bacterium, the DNA window TTCGGACATTCCGGCCATGACCGGCCTCCTCGGTGAACTGTTTTCCCTGGAGGCCGATTTCGAGGTCGACGAGGAAAAACAGGCCCGGGGTCTGGCCCGGCTTCTGGAACAACCGGGCGCCTGCGTGCTGGTGGCCGTGGACAGCGGGGATGTGGCGGGCATGGTTTCCATTCAGCCGCTCATCTCCACGGCCCAGGGCGGATTGGTGGGGATGCTGGAAGATCTGGTGGTCCGGCGCGGGAGCCGGGGGCAGGGCATCGGCACGATGCTTCTGGATGCGGCCATGCGCTGGGCCGCAGGGCAGGGCATGACCCGGCTGCAGCTTCTGGCCGATCGCGCCAATGCCCGCGCCCTCGATTTTTATACCGCCCATGGCTGGCGGGGCACGGAACTGATTTGTCTGCGGGCCGCGGAATTCTCCGCTCCGGCAGTTGCATAGAGATAAAGGAGCACACCATGAGCCAATCCATTCTTGAAGAACGAAAAAGTCAGGTGCACCGCATCGGCGAGGAACCGTTTGCCCTGGCCTGCAACCGGCCCAGCCTGGCTGGCGCGGTCAGCCAGCGGGCCTGCGTGTTTTGCGGCTCGCGGGTGGTGCTTTACCCCATCGCCGACGCCCTGCATCTGGTGCACGGTCCCATCGGCTGCGCCACCTACACCTGGGACATCCGGGGTTCCATGTCCTCGGGGCCGGAACTGCACCGCTTAAGTTTTTCCACGGATTTACAGGAAAAAGACGTCATTTTCGGCGGCGAAAAAAAGCTTGAAGCCTGTCTGCGTGAACTCATTGCCCGGCACAATCCCAAGGCCGCCTTTGTCTACTCGACCTGCATCGTCGGGCTCATCGGCGACGACATGGAGGCCGTGTGTCGCAAGGTGTCCGCCGACACGGGCATCCCGGTTCTGCCGGTCATGAGCGAGGGGTTTAAGGGCAA includes these proteins:
- a CDS encoding GNAT family N-acetyltransferase, which codes for MLVIIRHARPSDIPAMTGLLGELFSLEADFEVDEEKQARGLARLLEQPGACVLVAVDSGDVAGMVSIQPLISTAQGGLVGMLEDLVVRRGSRGQGIGTMLLDAAMRWAAGQGMTRLQLLADRANARALDFYTAHGWRGTELICLRAAEFSAPAVA